The Pungitius pungitius chromosome 10, fPunPun2.1, whole genome shotgun sequence genome has a window encoding:
- the LOC119228466 gene encoding sterol 26-hydroxylase, mitochondrial, which produces MLSRSTASLGLRLQRRGIRSLAVATSPEPHGDRHASTSTSSTVTAHSSPLKTMEQLAGPSLLTTLNWLFVKGYFQTTQQMQIEHRRIYGPLWKSKYGPLVVVNVASAQLIEQVLRQEGRLPVRSDMPHWRSYRELRNQAHGPLTEMGVKWLRIRSILNPRMLKPKHVSSYACTINEVVGDFIRRAAWLRETGGGGLMVNDLTAELYKFAFEGICSVLFETRMGCMNEVVPEETQKFIFSVGEMFRLSPILVLIPKSFWPYTPFWKQFVAAWDHLFKVAEELVQQKMDEIQEKVHLDQSVEGAYLTHLLLSEQMTVTEILGSMTELLLAGVDTTSNTIAWTLYELAKRPEIQEQLYQEVISVCPGDKVPSSEDIAQMPYLKAVIRETLRLYPVVPGNARVSVDSEIVVGDHLFPKNTLFHLCHYAVSYDESIFPDAHSFLPERWLRGGEEKPRLHPFGSVPFGFGVRACLGRRVAELEMYLLLSRLMQHFEVRPDPAGAAVKPITRTLLCPATNINLQFVDRRRMSA; this is translated from the exons ATGCTCAGCAGGAGCACAGCCAGCCTCGGCCTGCGGCTGCAGCGCCGTGGGATCCGGAGCCTGGCGGTGGCTACGAGTCCCGAGCCTCACGGGGACCGACacgcatccacctccacctcctccaccgtgACGGCACACAGCAGCCCCCTGAAGACCATGGAGCAGCTGGCCGGCCCCAGCCTGCTCACCACCCTCAACTGGCTCTTTGTCAAAGGATATTTCCAAACTACGCAGCAGATGCAA ATCGAGCACAGACGGATCTACGGGCCGCTGTGGAAGTCCAAGTACGGCCCGCTGGTGGTGGTGAACGTGGCCAGCGCCCAGCTCATCGAGCAGGTCCTGAGGCAGGAGGGGAGGCTCCCGGTCCGCAGCGACATGCCCCACTGGAGGAGCTACAGGGAGCTCCGGAACCAGGCCCACGGACCCCTGACGGA GATGGGGGTCAAGTGGCTGCGGATCCGCAGCATCCTGAACCCTCGGATGCTGAAGCCCAAGCACGTGTCCTCCTACGCCTGCACCATCAACGAGGTGGTGGGAGACTTCATCCGCCGCGCCGCCTGGCTGAGGGAgaccggcgggggggggctgatggtcAACGACCTGACGGCAGAGCTCTACAAGTTCGCCTTTGAAG GGATCTGCTCCGTGTTGTTCGAGACCCGCATGGGCTGCATGAACGAGGTGGTTCCTGAGGAAACCCAGAAGTTCATCTTCTCCGTGGGGGAGATGTTCCGTCTGTCTCCCATCCTCGTCCTCATCCCTAAGTCCTTCTGGCCCTACACACCCTTTTGGAAGCAGTTTGTGGCGGCCTGGGACCACCTCTTCAAAGTTG CTGAAGAGCTGGTGCAGCAGAAGATGGACGAGATCCAGGAGAAGGTTCACCTGGACCAGAGCGTGGAGGGAGCGTACCTGACGCACCTCCTGCTCAGCGAGCAGATGACGGTCACCGAGATCCTGGGAAGCATGACGGAGCTCCTGCTGGCCGGAGTcgacacg accTCTAACACCATCGCCTGGACTCTGTACGAACTGGCCAAGCGGCCCGAGATCCAAGAGCAGTTGTACCAAGAAGTGATCAGCGTCTGTCCCGGGGACAAGGTGCCGAGCAGCGAGGACATCGCTCAGATGCCGTACCTGAAGGCCGTCATCAGAGAGACGCTCCG GTTGTATCCCGTGGTGCCAGGAAACGCTCGCGTGTCCGTGGACAGCGAGATCGTGGTGGGAGATCATCTCTTCCCCAAAAAC ACGCTGTTCCACCTGTGCCACTACGCCGTGTCCTACGACGAGAGCATCTTCCCCGACGCCCACTCCTTCCTGCCGGAGCGCTGGCTGCGCGGTGGCGAGGAGAAGCCCCGGCTGCACCCCTTCGGCTCGGTGCCGTTCGGCTTTGGGGTCCGGGCGTGTCTGGGGAGGCGTGTGGCTGAGCTGGAGATGTACCTCCTGCTCTCCAGG ctGATGCAACACTTCGAGGTGCGACCAGACCCGGCCGGCGCCGCGGTGAAGCCCATCACGCGGACCCTCCTGTGCCCCGCCACGAACATCAACCTGCAGTTTGTGGACCGGCGGAGGATGAGCGCATGA